The Pseudomonas chlororaphis subsp. piscium genome contains the following window.
AAGCTATTCAGGAGGCCCGCAACCCACTCTCTCAGGATCGTCCGCGATTCGTCACCAATCCTGACAGAGAACCCCATGACTGTACCCATCCGCCGCGCAACATCTCTTCGCCCAGGGCAATTCAAACACCTGATTCGCGTTGCATCCGTTACTGGCCGTCTGCCAGAGCGTGATGTGATGCTTTTGTGGCTCACACACACCACTGGGATTCGCGTCAGCGAACTGGCCTTACTGGAGGTCGCAGACGTGCTGTACCCCAGCGGAGCCATCAAGCCCGAGGTGCATCTACGAGCGGACATCACAAAGGGTTGCCGACCGCGCAATGTGTACCTGACACATGCTCGATACCCTACACGCCTTATATGTGAAATCGGGGGGACACCTTGACGAGGAGCCCCCTTTTTTTGCCTGGGCCGAGGCCGGCGGCTAACGCCAGACCGGCAGCAGGTCGAAGCTGAACAGCAGGTGGGCCAGGGCGTTGGCCAGGCCGAACAGCAGCACCAGGACGATCATCGGCGTGCCGCCCCAGACCCGGTACAGTGGGCTGGCGAAGCGTTTGCGCGAGGCATGGGCGAGCAGGGCCGGGGTGATCACCGCCCAGACGGTCGCCGCCAGGCCGGCGAAGCCGATGGCGAGGATGAAGCCTTCCGGCCAGATCAGCGCGCAGCCGATCGGCGGGGCGAAGGTGACCAGCGCGCTTTTCAGGCGGCCCCGGGGGCTGTCGTCGAAGCCCAGGGAGTCGGCGATGTAGTCGAACAAGCCGAGGGTGACGCCGAGGAACGAACAGGCCACGGCAAAGTTGGAGAACAGGGTCAGCAGCAGGTCGACCCGGGCGCTATTGAGCATGCTGCCCAGGGCGCTGATCAATACATCGATGGTGCCGCCCTGGCGGGCGATGTCCTTGAACTGGTCGCGGGGCAGGGTGCCCATGGTGCAGAGCATCCACACCGTGTACAGCACCAGGGCGATCAGGGTGCCGATCAGCAGGCAGTTGCGGATGCGCTGCGGGTCCTTGCCGTAGTGCTTCATCAGGCTCGGCACGTTGCCGTGAAAGCCGAAGGAGGTCAGGCAGAACGGCAGGGTCATGAACAGATAGGGCAGGTAGTCCGGTTGCGGGTTGCCGCGATCGAGCAAAACCTGTGGCTGCACATGACCGAGCAGGCCGCCGAAGGTCAGGAAGAAGGCGAGGATCTTGGCGCCGAATACCAGGGTGGTGATGCGGCTGACCGCCGCGGTGCTGAGCCAGACCACCAGGGCCACCGCGAGGGCGAACACCAAGCCGCCGTTGCGCGAGGAAATCTCCAGGCCCAGGTTGTGGGCGGTGTGGCGGATCACCGAACCGCTGGCCGAGATATAGGCGTAGGTCAGGATGTACAGGACGAACACCAGGGTGGCGCCGTTGAACAGGCTCCAGCGCCGGCCGATCAGGTCGCGGGTGATGGTCGAGAAGCTCGCCCCCGGCCGGTAGTTGAGATTGGCTTCGAGGATCATCAACCCCGAGTGCAGGGTGCAGAACCACGACAGCACCAGCACCGCGAGGGAGCCTTGGAACCACAGTCCCGACATCATCACTGGCAGCGAGAACATGCCGGCTCCGACAATGGTGCCGCCGATGATCATGGCGCCGCCGACGACCGAGGGCCGGCGTTCGGCGACCGTGCAGTGGGAGGTTGAAGGGGATGAAGCGATGGACGTACCGCGCATGGCAAGGCCTGCAATGAAATTGTTATTGGAGTTAGCGAGGGTGCGCCTCGGGTGTGCGGAAAACCGGCAGGCCGGCTCCCGCGCACCCGGGCGACGAATCAGCGTAGGGCTAGCAGGCGGCTCAGTTGCTGCGCCATTTGCAGCAGTTGGTGGTCCTGTCCGGGCAAGGCGTCGAACGACAGCCCGACCGGCAGGCTGCCGGCGGCGGCTACCGGCACGCTGACACTCGGCGCCGCCAGGTTGCTGGCTGGGTCGGTGTTGCGCACGAAATGCTCGAAATGCTCCTGGGCGCCGCTGTCGCTCAGCAGTGGCGCGGTGCAGCTGACGGTCGGGTAGGCGATCAGGTCGAGCCGGTGCTGCTGGAACAGCCCGGCATATTCGCGGTCAAGGCGCAGTTTGCTCATCAAGGCCTGCACATAGTCTTCGTAGGAAATGGCTGGGCTTTCCAGCTGCGCCATAAGGGTCTTCTTGATCTGCGGGTCGCGGATCTGGCCGAGGATGTCGAGGAAGCGTTCGCCCTGGCCGGCCTTGAGCAGGAACCGCGGGAAGTCGATGAAGAACTCGAAGATCGGCAGCGGGAACTGGATGCTTTCGTTGATCTCGCCGATCAGACGGTCGTCCACCGGCACCATCTCCACGCCCTGGTCGGCCAGGCAATCGATCGCCGCGCGGCAATCGCTGTGCACCTTGGTCTCCAGCTCGGACCAGAAGAACTGCTGGGGAATGCCGATGCGCAGGTGCTTGGCTTCAGTCGGCGCGGCGAAGGAAGCGCCGGTCAGATGCCGATGCACGAACAGCGCGTCTTCCAGGCTGCGGGTCAGCAGGCCCGGCGAGTCCTTGGTCTGGGACACCGGGACGATGCCGTCGCCAGGGTAGACCCCGGTGCTCGGGCGGAAACCCACCACGCCGCAGAAGGCCGCGGGAATCCGCACCGAGCCGCCGGTGTCGGTACCCACCGCGCAGGGCACCAGGCCGGCGGCCACGGCCGCGGCACAACCGCCGCTGCTGCCACCGGCGCTGTGTTGCAGATGGCGCGGATTGACCACCGCGCCGTAGCTCAGGTTGGCCGAGGTCACGCCGAACGACAGCTCGTGCATGTTGTTCTTGCCGGCGACCCGCGCGCCCAGCGCCTTGAAGCGCTGGACGATGCCGGCATCCTCAGCCGGCTGGTAGTCGGCCAGGCCGGGCGTGCCGGCGGTGGTCGGCAGGCCGCTGACATTGATGTTGTCCTTGAACGAAACCGGGATGCCATAGAGCGGCGCCTGGCGCTGCTCTGGCGTGCCGGTGTCGCCGCTGAACGCCTGCGGGGCGAAGCTGATGAAGCTGTTCAGGTGCCCGGCGTCGGCGTATTGGTCGAGCAGCGCGCGATGCCAGGAATCCAGGCAGAGATTGCCCTGGCGAAACCCGTCAACGAGCGCTTCGATCGAAAGCTGGCTGTACATGAAAAAGTCTCAACGAAAGTCGGTAGGGGCCTGGCTCAGCAATAGCGGAAGTGCGATTGCAGATCGAACAGCGGGTTGCCTTCCAGCAGTTCGCCACCGAGGCTGGCGATCACCGCGCAGGCGCCGTTCAGCGCGGTCTGCACCGCGCCTTCGGCCCAGCCGCCGGTAAACGAGCTGCCGCAGCCGGCCAGGTACAGGCCGGTGTCCTGCTGCGGGTCGAGGGCGGTCTTGAATTGATAGAACAGGCGCTGGGAGTACAGATCGTCGCCGGGGAAGTTCAGCTTGAAGGCACCCAGGGCCTGCTTGTCGGTGAGCCAGTCATATTCCAGTACGTAACGCTGGTAGTCGCCGTCCAGCGGCACCAGGTGGCTAGCGAACTCCGGCGCGCTCATCGCCAGTTCATCCACCAGACGCTTGCAGCGCTGGACCTTGTCGGTCATCGAAACCATTTTGTGCGAGTCGTCTTCCCAGGTGTAACTGATCAGCACCACGCCCCAGGAGTCCGGGTCCTGCGGGGCGTAGTCCAGGCAGTAGACGCCCTTGACCAGGGTGTCGGTCTGGATGTTCTGCGCCAGGCCATGTTTGAGCCAGAACTTGTCGCGGGTCAGGATGAACAGCTTGGACGAGCCGACCATGTGGGTTTCGTTGATCGCCCGGGCCACATCGCGATTGACGAACTGCTCGGCCTGGGTGAGGCGCATGTTCACTTGCAGGGCGCGGGTGGTGGCGGTGGTGATCACCCGGTCGCAGCCATAGGTTTCACCGTTGCAGCCCTGCAGCAGGATCTGCCCGTCGGCGCCCTTGCTGATGGATTCGATGCGGGTGCGGCAGATCCGGTCGCGTAGGGCGATGCCATGGAATTCCTCGTCGGCGATTCGCTCCCAGAGGGTGGAAATGCCGTTGGGCACCAGCCGCTGGTTGACCTCGAAGGCGTTGATCACCAGCCGCAGGATCTCGGTGAACGAGGCCCGGTACACCGACTGGAAACCACCCGAACCGATGCCCAGGGAGCCGAACAGGTGGAAGTCTTCCGGCTTGCGCCAGCGCTTGCCGCCCGGCGGGTTTTTCGAGGTGAAGATCTGCACCATGGCCGAGTAGAAGGAGTGATCGCCAAAGCAGTCCAGGTAGCGTTGCCATTCCGGCTGCACTTCCTCGAACTGCTGTTTTTCCAGCAGGTCGGTGAGCAGCAGCGGCGGCGCCAGGTAGGTGCCGTCGTCCAGGTGCACGCCTTCCTTGAGAAAGGCGTTCCAGCCCCGGTGCACGGTGTTGAAGATCGGCGGCGGATTCTCCCCGGCCGGCCAGTGGTGGGTTTCGCCGCGGTAGTGGATTTCGGTGTCGACCACCCCAGGGTCGGGGAAGGCCTCGGTGGTGCCGATGCCGAAGCGGTCCAGGTAATGGAACAGGCCGACTTCGCTCGGCGGGAAACGCATGGCGCCCATCTCGGCGATGAACTGCGGTTGGCTGTCGTCGAAGCACTGGGTCAGGAAACGCCCGCCGAGGTGGTCTTTCGAGGCCTCGAACAGGGTGATGCGGGTGGCGCCGGCGCGCAGCAGTTCATAGGCCGCGATCAGGCCGCTGAGGCCGGCGCCGACGATGCCGATGTGCTTGTCGGCGATTGCCGGCGGCAGGTGACCGATGGCCTGGGTGGCACGGCGCAGGAACTGCCCATAGTCGTACAACAGGTCGATGTTGGGGAACGAGCGGGTGCCTTGGGTTTCTTCGAAACCGGAGTGGGAGGAGTTCACAGGTAAGGGTCTCGGAAATCAGATGATGAGCTGCAGGCTTTCAAACGCGCGGGACGGATTGAGCAGGAGGACTTTCTTGCGCTGGATTTTCCACTGGCCGGCGAGGCACAGCAGTTGGTGTTCCACGGTCACCGGGTAATGCCATTCGCTGTCGCCACGGGCTTCGCAATACAGCATGGGGGTCAGGCAACAGGCGCTGAGGCCGTCCGGGTCGAGGCTGATCGCCGGCCGCTGGGCAATGTGCAGGCCGCGGCTCTTGGGCTGCTGCGAGAAATTGCGGGCGCTGGCCAGGCGGTTGATGCGCAGGGTGGTGAGGAAGCGGTCCTCATACAGCAGGGAGGATTCGCGCAACGGGCAGGGTTGATCGTGGCGCAGGGGAATCCAGTAATGGAAGTCGTCGCACAGCAGCTGTTGCCAGGCGTCGAAATCCTGTTGGTCGAGAAGCGCGATCTCTTGGTAGATCAGCTGTTCGAGGGGTGAATTATCCATGGGCGGTCGATCCGTCTTGGGCCTGCATCAGCTGCTGCCAGGTGTTGTAGAAGTTGCGCATGGCCCGTTCGCTGGTGCCGGACACCACCTGGGTCTGCTCATGGGATTCATCCGGTTCGAACAGGCGGGCGACATTCACCCAGTCGTTGGCCTGGCTGCGCAGCCCGTCCATGGCCCGCTCGTACATTTCCACGTCGTCGTGGGCGACCATCGAGCACGGCGAGTTGATCAGGTTGTTGTACTGCACGGTTCTTTCCAGCAACTGCACCGGTGCGCCCACCAGCTCGAAGATCCACGACTCGACCACGGTTTCGCTGGCCGAGATCGGGCGGATCACCCGCAGGGTCTGGATCGGTCCCTTGACCATCAGGTTGGGGAAATACACGGTGTTGTGCCGGGTATCGTCGAGGATCGCCGCGGCCTGGGTTTCGCCGTAGCTCTCGACCATCAGCTCCCAGTAACCGGGGATGCTGGAGTAGGCCTTGTGGATCGAGTTGCTGACGCCAGTGTGGCCGTGGCCGTTGGGCCAGGTACGGATACCCATGGCGCTGAAGAACTCGTAGGACGCCATGAACGGCGAGAACAGTTCCACGGCCATCGGCGGTTGGCCGTCATGCCCGGTTTCCTTCCACAGGCGAATGGCTTCGCCGGCCGAGGATTCGTGGGCGACCATCGGGTGGCAGGTGTCGGTCTGGTTGTCGACCACCATCTTCCAGTTGCAGCGATGGCGGTGCAGCAGGGGCTGGCCGATGGCGCGCAATTGCCCCTGGGGCGAGCGCATGACCATGTTGTCCAGGGTCGACAGCGAGTCGCCGAAGAACTCGTTGAAGCCGATGCCCTGTTCCTTGAGGCGCACGAACACGAAGCCCCGATAGTTCTCCACCGCGGCCACCGGCTGCATGCCCTTGTGGGCGGCGCAGCTGCTGAGGTCGCAGTCGTCGTATTCCTTTTTCACCGGGATGCTCAGCAGCTGGCCGTCGGTCTTGAAGGTCCAGGCGTGGTACGGGCAGCGGATGAACCGGCCGACATTGCCTTGCGGCTCGGCCAACACCTTCACGCCCTTGTGCGGGCAGCGGTTGTGCAGCACGACGATCTCGCCGTTTTTCTGCCGGACCATGGCCAGCGGTTGGCCGGCGATGTCGCCGGTGAAGAAGTCGCCGGTTTCCGGGACCAGGCTTGCATGGCCCAGGTAGCACCAGCTGGCGGCGAATACCTGTTGTTGTTCTCGCTCGAAGAGCGACGGATCAAGGAACAGCGTGCGATGCACTTCCTTGCCGTTGAAGTAGTTGTCCAACGAGGTTCTCTCTTTAGATGACCAGTTTCAGGCTTGGGCTTTTGGCCCGGGATACGCAGGGGTAGATCTTGTTGCTGCAGGCGGCCTGCTGCGGGCTCATGATGAAATCGCGGTGATCGACTTCACCTTCCAGCACGTCCAGCTCGCACACCCCGCATTCGCCGCGACGGCAGTCGTAGAGCGGGTCCAGGCCGGCCTCTTCGAGGGCGTCGAGCAGGGTCTGGCCAGGCTGCACCCGCAGGTCGATACCGGAGTCCGCGGCATGTACGGCGAAGCCGGGTTCGTCTTCCGCCAGCGTGGTGTTGAAGATTTCGAAGTGGATGCGCTCGCGAGGAAAACCCAGGTTCTGGGCATGGCTGAACACGTCGTTGAGCATGGCTTGCGGGCCGCACACATACAGGCGGTCCCGGGGCTGCAACTGGCCCAGCACCGCAGCCACCGACGGGCGCCCCTCGGCCGAGTCGGAGCAGTGCAGGCTCAGGCTGTCCTGCAACAGCTCGCGCATCTGCGCGGCATAGGCGGCATCGCCTGCGCTCTTGGCGAAATAGTGCAGCCGCGCCGGGCGCTGCCGGGCCCGCAGATGCCTGAGGATACCGGTCAAAGGGGTGATGCCGATGCCGCCGGCGAGGGCGATGTCGGCGCCGTCGTTGTCGTCCAGGTCGTAGTCGAAGGCATTGAACGGGCCGTCGAGCCGTACTTGGTCGCCAATGTTCAGCTGGCGGATATAAGCGCTGCTGGGCGAGTCGGGGTTCAGGCGAATGGCGAACACCAGGCTGCCCTGGGGCAGCTCATGTTCGGCCAGTTCGACCCGGGAGTAATGACGCCATTGCTCGAGTTGGGGAATCCACCATTTGAAGTGGGCCCCGGCGGTGGCCTCGCAGGGGGCCGGCACAAGAGGCGCCAGAGTGATTTCCTTGATGCTTGGCGAGAGCATCCGGCACTGGGTGATCTGGTAATTCATGGGGTGACTCGCTGTCAGCTTAACGGTGTTTCGTGCAGGTACAGCCACTGGGCCGAGTGCTCATGGATACGGATCACCACCACCGAGAGGCGCGAGGTTTCCTTCTGCTCCAGGCGATGGGTTTCCTTGTAGCGGATCGCCGCGCTGTGGCCTTCGTGCCAGACGGTGTGCAGGTCGCTGACAAGGATCTCCAGGCCGGGGCGGGCACCGACCGCGCCGCGGAACATCTGTTCGACCTGCTCGCGGCTGACGATGGCGCCCGCGGTGGTGACCATGCTGAAGTGCTCGGCGAAGGCCGGCAGCAGTTGGTCGATGGCGGCGGCGCCGTTGCCGTCCTGGTCGGTGAAGACCGCGTGGATCAGCTCGTGGACCGCATGGATGCTGTGTTTGGCCTGTTCAACGATTGTGTTGTGCATGACATTCCTTTTGCGTGGTCAGGTTGCTCATCTGCAACAGGGGTAACAGACCCATCACCGCCGCGATGACGAAGGTCAGGTGATAGGCCGGGGTAGACGCCAGGCTGGCGAGCAGCAGGTTGTAGATCATCAGGAACAGCGCGGCGCCGATGCTGAAGGACATCTGCCGGTTGATGTTCCAGATCACGCTGCCCTTGTGGGTATCGGCACCTTCGAAGTCCATCAGCGAGGTGGTTTGCGCAGTGTTGGCGCCAATGCCGCCGCCGATGCCCATCAGGCAGTAGGCGATGACGATGATCGGCAGGTCGGCGGCGCTGTCGACCAGGTAGAGGGTGGCGATGCCGGCGCTGTGCAGGAGCATGCCGAGGGTGAACAGGCGCCGGGCGCCGAAGCGGTTGTAGACCCGGCCGCAGACCAGCATGGCGATGAAGGCGCCGCTGGCGTAGAGGATCATGAACATGCCGGTCAGCTTGGCGCTGAAGTGCAGGCTGTTCTGCAGGAAGAAGATGCTCAGCAGGTTGACCCCGGTGAACACCCCGGGAATTGCGTAGTAGATGAAGATCGAAGTGCTGAGCTTCTTGCTCTTGAGCAGGCTCAACTCGACGATGGCGTTGTCGCAGCGGCGGTAGTGCAGGACATACAGCACCACGCAGGTGACGCCCAGCATCAGGCAGCTCAGGGCGGCCAGCGGCGGGTAGTCGCCACCGTACAGCGACATGCCCATCAACAGGCTGCCAAGGGCCGCGCTGACCAGCAGCAGGCCCTTGATGTCCGGGCGCGCCAGGCTGGCGGGCCGGGCTTCCTTGATCCACAGCCAGGACAGGGCGGCGGCGATCAGCGAGAACGGAATGTTGCTGTGGAACACCCAGCGCCAGGAGCTGCTGTCGACGATCACGCCGCCGATGGTCGGCGAAATGGCCGGGGCGATCAGGGCGACGGCCATCACCAGGGTGGAGATCTTGGCCCGCTGCGGGCCCTGGAACAGGTTGAAGGTCAGGGCCTGGCCCACCGGGATCAGCAAGCCGCCGCCGATGCCCTGGACGAAACGCCAGATCACCAGTTCATGGAAGCTGCCGGCCATCCCGCACATCCACACGGCGGTGCTGAACACCAGCATCGAGGCGGTGAGGGTTTCGCGGCTGCCGAATCGTCCGGCCAGCCAGGTACTCACCGGAATGATCAGGGTCAGGCCGAGAATATAAGCATTGGCCACCCAGGCCACGGATGAAGTCGAGACGTGCATATCATGGGCAATGCTCGGTAAAGCCACGGCCGACATGAATATGTTTATACAGTCGATAAAGAATCCGATGAGGAATATAAGAGCCACTTTGTAGCGATAAGTCATATGATCTCCCTTTTGCGGCGGGATCATAGGAGCGATAGACCGAGGGTGTCGATACGCCTATACTTGAAACATTGTTTGATGGGATTTAACAATGATTTACAAAAACAGTGAGCTATAACATGCACACGCATCTAAATCGCGTCCAGACATTCCTGGCGGTTGTCGATTTCGGTTCCTATACCAAGGCGGCCAACTACCTGTGCATCAGCAAAGCCATGGCCAGCCTGCATGTCAAGGCGCTCGAGGA
Protein-coding sequences here:
- a CDS encoding PDR/VanB family oxidoreductase, with protein sequence MNYQITQCRMLSPSIKEITLAPLVPAPCEATAGAHFKWWIPQLEQWRHYSRVELAEHELPQGSLVFAIRLNPDSPSSAYIRQLNIGDQVRLDGPFNAFDYDLDDNDGADIALAGGIGITPLTGILRHLRARQRPARLHYFAKSAGDAAYAAQMRELLQDSLSLHCSDSAEGRPSVAAVLGQLQPRDRLYVCGPQAMLNDVFSHAQNLGFPRERIHFEIFNTTLAEDEPGFAVHAADSGIDLRVQPGQTLLDALEEAGLDPLYDCRRGECGVCELDVLEGEVDHRDFIMSPQQAACSNKIYPCVSRAKSPSLKLVI
- a CDS encoding MFS transporter, whose product is MTYRYKVALIFLIGFFIDCINIFMSAVALPSIAHDMHVSTSSVAWVANAYILGLTLIIPVSTWLAGRFGSRETLTASMLVFSTAVWMCGMAGSFHELVIWRFVQGIGGGLLIPVGQALTFNLFQGPQRAKISTLVMAVALIAPAISPTIGGVIVDSSSWRWVFHSNIPFSLIAAALSWLWIKEARPASLARPDIKGLLLVSAALGSLLMGMSLYGGDYPPLAALSCLMLGVTCVVLYVLHYRRCDNAIVELSLLKSKKLSTSIFIYYAIPGVFTGVNLLSIFFLQNSLHFSAKLTGMFMILYASGAFIAMLVCGRVYNRFGARRLFTLGMLLHSAGIATLYLVDSAADLPIIVIAYCLMGIGGGIGANTAQTTSLMDFEGADTHKGSVIWNINRQMSFSIGAALFLMIYNLLLASLASTPAYHLTFVIAAVMGLLPLLQMSNLTTQKECHAQHNR
- a CDS encoding amidase family protein gives rise to the protein MYSQLSIEALVDGFRQGNLCLDSWHRALLDQYADAGHLNSFISFAPQAFSGDTGTPEQRQAPLYGIPVSFKDNINVSGLPTTAGTPGLADYQPAEDAGIVQRFKALGARVAGKNNMHELSFGVTSANLSYGAVVNPRHLQHSAGGSSGGCAAAVAAGLVPCAVGTDTGGSVRIPAAFCGVVGFRPSTGVYPGDGIVPVSQTKDSPGLLTRSLEDALFVHRHLTGASFAAPTEAKHLRIGIPQQFFWSELETKVHSDCRAAIDCLADQGVEMVPVDDRLIGEINESIQFPLPIFEFFIDFPRFLLKAGQGERFLDILGQIRDPQIKKTLMAQLESPAISYEDYVQALMSKLRLDREYAGLFQQHRLDLIAYPTVSCTAPLLSDSGAQEHFEHFVRNTDPASNLAAPSVSVPVAAAGSLPVGLSFDALPGQDHQLLQMAQQLSRLLALR
- a CDS encoding Rieske 2Fe-2S domain-containing protein, which produces MDNYFNGKEVHRTLFLDPSLFEREQQQVFAASWCYLGHASLVPETGDFFTGDIAGQPLAMVRQKNGEIVVLHNRCPHKGVKVLAEPQGNVGRFIRCPYHAWTFKTDGQLLSIPVKKEYDDCDLSSCAAHKGMQPVAAVENYRGFVFVRLKEQGIGFNEFFGDSLSTLDNMVMRSPQGQLRAIGQPLLHRHRCNWKMVVDNQTDTCHPMVAHESSAGEAIRLWKETGHDGQPPMAVELFSPFMASYEFFSAMGIRTWPNGHGHTGVSNSIHKAYSSIPGYWELMVESYGETQAAAILDDTRHNTVYFPNLMVKGPIQTLRVIRPISASETVVESWIFELVGAPVQLLERTVQYNNLINSPCSMVAHDDVEMYERAMDGLRSQANDWVNVARLFEPDESHEQTQVVSGTSERAMRNFYNTWQQLMQAQDGSTAHG
- a CDS encoding aromatic-ring-hydroxylating dioxygenase subunit beta, producing MDNSPLEQLIYQEIALLDQQDFDAWQQLLCDDFHYWIPLRHDQPCPLRESSLLYEDRFLTTLRINRLASARNFSQQPKSRGLHIAQRPAISLDPDGLSACCLTPMLYCEARGDSEWHYPVTVEHQLLCLAGQWKIQRKKVLLLNPSRAFESLQLII
- a CDS encoding NAD(P)/FAD-dependent oxidoreductase; the encoded protein is MNSSHSGFEETQGTRSFPNIDLLYDYGQFLRRATQAIGHLPPAIADKHIGIVGAGLSGLIAAYELLRAGATRITLFEASKDHLGGRFLTQCFDDSQPQFIAEMGAMRFPPSEVGLFHYLDRFGIGTTEAFPDPGVVDTEIHYRGETHHWPAGENPPPIFNTVHRGWNAFLKEGVHLDDGTYLAPPLLLTDLLEKQQFEEVQPEWQRYLDCFGDHSFYSAMVQIFTSKNPPGGKRWRKPEDFHLFGSLGIGSGGFQSVYRASFTEILRLVINAFEVNQRLVPNGISTLWERIADEEFHGIALRDRICRTRIESISKGADGQILLQGCNGETYGCDRVITTATTRALQVNMRLTQAEQFVNRDVARAINETHMVGSSKLFILTRDKFWLKHGLAQNIQTDTLVKGVYCLDYAPQDPDSWGVVLISYTWEDDSHKMVSMTDKVQRCKRLVDELAMSAPEFASHLVPLDGDYQRYVLEYDWLTDKQALGAFKLNFPGDDLYSQRLFYQFKTALDPQQDTGLYLAGCGSSFTGGWAEGAVQTALNGACAVIASLGGELLEGNPLFDLQSHFRYC
- the mtr gene encoding tryptophan permease, whose protein sequence is MRGTSIASSPSTSHCTVAERRPSVVGGAMIIGGTIVGAGMFSLPVMMSGLWFQGSLAVLVLSWFCTLHSGLMILEANLNYRPGASFSTITRDLIGRRWSLFNGATLVFVLYILTYAYISASGSVIRHTAHNLGLEISSRNGGLVFALAVALVVWLSTAAVSRITTLVFGAKILAFFLTFGGLLGHVQPQVLLDRGNPQPDYLPYLFMTLPFCLTSFGFHGNVPSLMKHYGKDPQRIRNCLLIGTLIALVLYTVWMLCTMGTLPRDQFKDIARQGGTIDVLISALGSMLNSARVDLLLTLFSNFAVACSFLGVTLGLFDYIADSLGFDDSPRGRLKSALVTFAPPIGCALIWPEGFILAIGFAGLAATVWAVITPALLAHASRKRFASPLYRVWGGTPMIVLVLLFGLANALAHLLFSFDLLPVWR